One Saccharopolyspora erythraea NRRL 2338 genomic region harbors:
- a CDS encoding universal stress protein — MSNPGSKPVVAGVDGSSSAIHAVRWAAAEARRRNTYLRLVFADVFSMVFIPDMPAVALPEPYTTAVRRQAERWLEQAKDVAEAAMDGLAVRTEVHVGQAATVLIRQSLEAQLVVVGSRGLGALTGLIVGSVAVALSAHGHCPVAVIPGPETALPDAPAVVGVDGSSAGEKALTTAFESASRRGVVLRAVHTWHSVSGDKAWWTEGDWETAQTDEERWLAEQLAGWCAKYPEVEVRRYVSYDRPARALLEHAQHAQIVVVGARGRGGFTGLLLGSTSQQLLHHSPCPVVVAR; from the coding sequence ATGAGCAATCCAGGTTCGAAACCGGTCGTTGCCGGAGTCGACGGCTCGTCGTCGGCCATCCACGCGGTGCGGTGGGCCGCGGCGGAGGCGCGGCGCAGGAACACCTACCTGCGGCTGGTCTTCGCCGACGTGTTCTCGATGGTGTTCATCCCGGACATGCCGGCCGTCGCGCTGCCGGAGCCCTATACGACCGCGGTGCGGCGGCAGGCCGAGCGGTGGCTGGAGCAGGCGAAGGACGTCGCCGAGGCCGCGATGGACGGACTCGCGGTGCGAACCGAGGTGCACGTCGGGCAGGCGGCGACCGTGCTGATCCGCCAGTCGCTGGAGGCGCAGCTGGTCGTCGTGGGCAGCCGTGGACTGGGAGCGTTGACCGGCTTGATCGTGGGTTCGGTCGCGGTGGCGCTCAGCGCGCACGGTCACTGCCCGGTGGCGGTCATACCCGGTCCGGAAACCGCACTGCCCGACGCGCCGGCGGTCGTCGGGGTGGACGGTTCGTCTGCCGGCGAGAAGGCGCTGACCACCGCCTTCGAGAGCGCGTCGCGCAGAGGCGTCGTGCTCCGAGCGGTGCACACCTGGCACTCGGTCTCCGGCGACAAGGCGTGGTGGACCGAGGGCGACTGGGAAACCGCGCAGACCGATGAGGAGAGGTGGCTCGCCGAGCAGCTCGCCGGCTGGTGTGCGAAGTATCCCGAGGTCGAGGTCCGGCGGTACGTCTCGTATGACCGGCCGGCACGCGCACTGCTCGAGCATGCGCAGCACGCCCAGATCGTCGTCGTGGGAGCCCGCGGGCGTGGCGGGTTCACCGGCCTCCTGCTGGGTTCCACGAGTCAGCAGCTGTTGCACCACTCGCCATGTCCGGTCGTCGTCGCCCGCTGA
- a CDS encoding rhodanese-like domain-containing protein has product MDTAQVRELRETEPQVRLIDVRTPGEFASAHIPGSSNVPLDLIQKNRHELGAVRHGDPVVLVCASGNRAERARALLEEAGLERLSVLRGGITGWERDGGDLSRGRGTWAMERQVRLTAGVLVLTGVVASTAYEPLKWIAGFVGAGLIFAAVTNTCAMARLLGLLPHNRTTTTDTSSPLEEISGKAPGARTAG; this is encoded by the coding sequence ATGGACACCGCGCAGGTCCGGGAGTTGCGCGAGACAGAACCCCAGGTACGGCTGATCGACGTGCGCACACCGGGTGAGTTCGCCTCAGCCCACATCCCGGGCTCCTCCAACGTTCCACTCGACCTGATTCAGAAGAACCGGCACGAGCTCGGCGCGGTGCGGCACGGTGACCCCGTGGTGTTGGTATGCGCCTCGGGGAATCGCGCTGAGCGAGCTCGAGCCCTGCTGGAGGAAGCCGGACTGGAGCGGCTCAGCGTGTTGCGCGGCGGCATCACGGGCTGGGAACGCGACGGCGGAGACCTCAGCCGAGGCCGAGGCACGTGGGCGATGGAGCGGCAGGTCCGGTTGACCGCCGGCGTGCTCGTGCTCACGGGAGTCGTGGCGAGCACGGCCTACGAACCGCTGAAGTGGATCGCGGGGTTCGTCGGTGCGGGCCTGATCTTCGCCGCGGTGACCAACACCTGCGCCATGGCCAGGCTGCTCGGGCTGCTACCGCACAACCGCACCACCACCACCGACACATCCTCCCCGCTCGAAGAGATCAGCGGGAAGGCTCCTGGCGCTCGAACCGCGGGCTAG
- a CDS encoding universal stress protein, whose amino-acid sequence MSGDGLLVVGVDGSDASSRALRWALAEARRRSTSVLAIMAWESHAVMSGPAPMLLRPEMAPHEIHNRRREELARVVREARAGAANPEVQAELVEGSAAEVLVDNSADAAMLVLGDRGHGRFGGALGSTALKCAHKARCPVVIVPAGVELDDDDVGRGEEQIINDPVLG is encoded by the coding sequence GTGAGCGGAGACGGACTGCTGGTGGTCGGGGTCGACGGCTCCGACGCCAGCTCACGAGCCCTGCGGTGGGCGCTTGCTGAGGCACGGCGCAGGTCGACGTCGGTGCTGGCGATCATGGCATGGGAGTCCCACGCGGTGATGTCGGGCCCCGCACCGATGCTGCTCCGCCCGGAAATGGCGCCGCACGAGATCCACAACAGGCGCCGGGAGGAACTTGCGCGAGTGGTCCGCGAAGCGAGGGCCGGCGCCGCGAACCCCGAGGTGCAGGCGGAACTGGTCGAAGGAAGCGCAGCGGAGGTTCTGGTGGACAACTCCGCCGACGCGGCGATGCTGGTGTTGGGGGACCGCGGGCACGGGCGGTTCGGCGGAGCGTTGGGCAGCACCGCGCTGAAGTGCGCCCACAAGGCGCGCTGTCCGGTGGTGATCGTGCCCGCCGGTGTGGAGCTCGACGACGATGACGTCGGGCGCGGCGAGGAGCAGATCATCAACGATCCCGTGCTGGGATGA
- a CDS encoding metal-sensitive transcriptional regulator, protein MEMKPELVGDALARLRRARGQLGGVIEAIEEGRDCAEVLTQLAAVSRALDRAGFKIVASGMRYCQKARDDGEEPPMTEQELERLFLALA, encoded by the coding sequence ATGGAGATGAAGCCGGAGTTGGTAGGTGACGCGCTGGCGCGGCTGCGCCGAGCGCGCGGGCAGTTGGGTGGCGTGATCGAAGCCATCGAGGAAGGGCGTGACTGCGCAGAGGTGCTCACGCAGTTGGCCGCGGTTTCCCGTGCTCTGGACCGTGCCGGCTTCAAGATCGTGGCCAGCGGGATGCGTTACTGCCAGAAGGCGCGTGACGATGGGGAGGAGCCGCCCATGACCGAGCAGGAGCTGGAGCGGCTGTTCCTGGCACTCGCTTGA
- a CDS encoding sulfite exporter TauE/SafE family protein, giving the protein MLLAVAFGAVIGLALGLLGAGGSILAVPALVYGVGQPLQMAIPTSLAVVALSSLGGLLPRERRTVVRWPVALVFGAAGTPAAFGGAALGRLLPQRWLLLAFSALMIVVAVRMLRGGQNQAGACRTREGGVDWRSCLPKAVATGAVVGLLTGLFGVGGGFVIVPALSLLLGLGAQEAVATSLVVVLINSAAGLAAHAGAAGGIDHSLLLLFAGTALVVSIVAARLSTRLDAATVRRWFAYVVLAVAVFVAVAAYVNPSALG; this is encoded by the coding sequence TTGCTCTTGGCGGTGGCGTTCGGTGCTGTGATCGGCCTGGCGTTGGGACTGCTCGGTGCGGGAGGTTCGATTCTCGCCGTGCCGGCCCTGGTATACGGCGTCGGACAACCCTTGCAGATGGCGATTCCCACTTCGCTGGCCGTCGTCGCGCTGTCCTCCCTCGGCGGTCTGCTTCCTCGCGAGCGCCGCACGGTCGTGCGGTGGCCGGTCGCGCTGGTGTTCGGCGCGGCCGGCACCCCGGCCGCCTTCGGCGGCGCGGCGCTGGGACGGCTGCTCCCGCAGCGCTGGCTGCTGTTGGCCTTCTCCGCACTCATGATCGTCGTCGCGGTGCGGATGCTGCGCGGCGGGCAGAACCAGGCTGGTGCCTGCCGCACCCGGGAAGGCGGCGTCGACTGGCGCTCGTGCCTGCCCAAGGCGGTGGCCACCGGCGCGGTCGTCGGTTTGCTGACCGGGCTGTTCGGCGTCGGTGGGGGTTTCGTCATCGTGCCCGCTTTGAGCCTGTTGCTGGGTCTGGGCGCGCAGGAGGCGGTCGCCACCTCGCTGGTGGTGGTGCTCATCAACTCCGCCGCAGGACTCGCCGCACACGCCGGCGCGGCCGGAGGAATCGACCACTCCCTGCTGTTGCTGTTCGCGGGTACGGCGCTGGTCGTGTCGATCGTGGCTGCTCGGTTGTCCACCAGGCTGGACGCGGCGACCGTGCGCCGGTGGTTCGCCTACGTCGTGCTCGCCGTCGCGGTGTTCGTCGCCGTAGCGGCGTACGTGAACCCGTCCGCGCTGGGATGA
- a CDS encoding NAD(P)H-dependent oxidoreductase subunit E — translation MREAFVEWQERFGHEGTGVLERLRAVAEGSGSITGADVRRVADELGWPVAAVAGAASFYADLTAPQGLRHVRVCRGTSCFVSSYGRNVAQVEAALGLRCGMRDPEGIVSLDGAYCLGHCYASPAALNGSTPMTGRRLGERLRSDTEAEVLAQPIPFRAASRQPVTLAGLSGDAGEWQVWPETVSSGDPTSVLAEVAAAGLRGRGGAEYPVAAKWRAVARGPAPRYVVVNGDEGDPGSYCDRLLMEADPHRVLEGLALACFAAGAHRGFVFVRSEYPIAVDRMRVAVAEARSAGHFGPNVHGTGFDLEIDVVQGAGSYVAGEETALLHALQGLRGAVRPRPPYPTSLGFEGHPTAVNNVETIATVPWVVRHGGIEYARMGTPEETGTKLVSLSERFARPAVYEVEFGTPLRDIVEVLGGGLRDDRELRAVQVGGPLGGFLAPDELDLPLLADALADAGVALGHGSLVAIDRSVSAPELLRHLWSFAAAESCGACTPCRVGSRRGLELAYRLAYTDTAETEHQHLLEVMGTGSLCAFGRGVAGSVRSLLRVFSHDFGSGVL, via the coding sequence ATGCGCGAAGCATTCGTGGAGTGGCAGGAGCGCTTCGGACACGAGGGGACCGGCGTTCTGGAGCGGTTGCGGGCCGTGGCCGAGGGTTCCGGGTCGATCACCGGTGCCGATGTGCGCCGCGTTGCCGACGAGTTGGGGTGGCCGGTGGCCGCCGTCGCCGGCGCGGCGTCGTTCTACGCCGACCTCACCGCCCCGCAGGGCCTGCGCCACGTGCGGGTGTGCCGGGGGACGTCCTGCTTCGTGTCCAGCTACGGACGCAATGTCGCTCAGGTCGAGGCCGCGCTGGGGCTGCGGTGCGGGATGCGCGACCCGGAGGGGATCGTGTCGCTCGATGGGGCCTACTGCCTCGGTCACTGCTATGCCTCGCCCGCGGCGCTCAACGGATCGACGCCGATGACCGGGCGCCGCCTCGGCGAACGGCTGCGCAGCGACACCGAGGCCGAGGTGTTGGCGCAGCCGATCCCGTTCCGCGCCGCGAGCCGACAACCGGTGACCCTGGCCGGGCTCAGCGGCGACGCCGGGGAATGGCAGGTTTGGCCGGAGACGGTCAGCTCCGGAGATCCGACGTCGGTTCTGGCCGAGGTCGCCGCTGCCGGGCTGCGCGGCCGCGGCGGGGCGGAGTACCCCGTGGCTGCCAAGTGGCGGGCGGTGGCCCGTGGCCCCGCACCCCGTTACGTCGTGGTCAACGGCGACGAGGGCGATCCGGGCTCCTACTGCGACCGGCTGCTGATGGAAGCCGATCCGCACCGCGTGCTGGAGGGCCTCGCCCTGGCCTGCTTCGCCGCGGGCGCGCACCGCGGTTTCGTGTTCGTGCGGTCGGAATACCCGATCGCGGTGGACCGGATGCGGGTCGCGGTCGCCGAGGCCCGTTCCGCGGGCCATTTCGGTCCGAACGTCCACGGCACCGGCTTCGATCTCGAAATCGATGTCGTGCAAGGCGCCGGTTCCTACGTCGCGGGCGAGGAAACCGCGCTCCTGCACGCACTGCAAGGGCTTCGCGGCGCGGTTCGTCCACGGCCCCCTTATCCGACCAGCTTGGGCTTCGAGGGCCACCCGACCGCGGTCAACAACGTCGAGACCATCGCCACCGTCCCCTGGGTGGTGCGCCATGGCGGTATCGAGTACGCACGGATGGGCACCCCGGAGGAAACCGGCACCAAGTTGGTCAGCCTCAGCGAACGGTTCGCCCGACCAGCGGTCTACGAGGTCGAGTTCGGCACACCGTTGCGTGACATCGTCGAGGTGCTCGGCGGAGGACTGCGGGACGACCGGGAGCTCCGGGCCGTGCAGGTCGGAGGACCGCTGGGCGGCTTCCTCGCACCCGACGAGCTCGACCTGCCACTGCTCGCAGACGCGTTGGCCGACGCCGGGGTGGCCCTCGGGCACGGATCGCTCGTGGCGATCGACCGGTCCGTGTCGGCCCCGGAACTGCTCCGGCACCTGTGGAGCTTCGCCGCCGCCGAGAGCTGCGGCGCGTGCACGCCGTGCAGGGTGGGAAGCCGCCGAGGTCTTGAACTGGCCTACCGCCTGGCCTACACCGACACGGCCGAAACCGAGCACCAGCACCTGCTGGAGGTGATGGGCACCGGCAGCCTCTGCGCGTTCGGTCGCGGCGTCGCCGGCTCGGTGCGCAGCCTCCTGCGCGTCTTCTCCCATGATTTCGGGTCAGGAGTTCTCTGA
- a CDS encoding DUF1876 domain-containing protein produces MVSTEHWSVDIYLDEDEERTHAEARLHTRDATDLRGRGLAKRNPHDRDVPEIGAELAAARALFELAHHLLRAATEDVEQATGRPAHLHS; encoded by the coding sequence ATGGTTTCCACTGAGCACTGGTCGGTCGACATCTATCTCGACGAGGACGAGGAACGGACCCACGCCGAGGCCCGGCTGCACACCCGGGACGCGACCGATCTCAGGGGCAGGGGGCTGGCCAAGCGCAATCCGCACGATCGCGACGTGCCGGAGATCGGAGCCGAGCTGGCAGCCGCCCGGGCCCTGTTCGAACTTGCCCACCACCTCCTGCGCGCGGCCACCGAGGATGTCGAGCAGGCCACCGGACGGCCGGCGCACCTGCACAGCTAG
- the fdhF gene encoding formate dehydrogenase subunit alpha — translation MRLTIDGTAADYREGETVLDVMRSIGSYVPTLCQDDRISPRGSCRICLVEVDGTTAAACTTPASDGMVVRRDNPHVRLAARGALELIVSELPPRALDVPADRSELVRACDHFGITTTSFTGEAHRRGLDHSHPYVKLDRDLCIACGRCVAMCSEVQGTFALELVGRGFDTVVSPGAGEPWVDSPCVGCGGCVDSCPTGALSEPELLDPRPLTGTVTTTCGYCGVGCTLDVHLRGGEVAVITPTRSAPVNRGHACIKGRFAHTFTRADDRLTTPLIRRDGQLQETSWDDALGFVADQLTAIRAQHGPDAIGMISSARATNEENYLAQKFVRTVIGTNTIDNCSRLCHAPSAAGLTASFGLAGGTNCLDDLDRTDCVLLAGANPTEAHPVVGARIKQLVLGGAGLIVIDPRETELAALADVHLRLRPGTNVAAFNGLARLLLDHGHIATDFLTERAAGLDELTAVLHDYAPERVSEITGLTTADLTQAAELYGQATNPAIVYGLGVTEHAHGTDGVRTLANLAILRGTVGTPGCCGILPLRGQNNVQGASDMGALPDLLPGYQPITDPRVRERFARVWGSPVPERPGLRIPQMFDAAVAGELRALYVIGEDIAQSDPCTSHVEHALRCCDLVVCHDLFLSRTAELADVVLPAANFLEKDGTFVNFDRRVQRVRPALDPPGAAKTDFDILRHLAHALGNDLGCAGPATAMDECAALTPTFGGISHARLDHEGPLHWPCPDTDRPGQPVLHLDGFATPDGRAHLAACPYLPPGEQADAEFPFLLVTGRRLVHYNTGSMTRRTPDTELLPAETLDVHPADAALLGLTDTAPVEVTSRWGSVTMPTRTTREVSQGQVFAAFHFATTPTNALTSPHTDSATGCPEYKVTAVALRPG, via the coding sequence ATGCGGCTGACCATCGACGGCACCGCAGCCGACTACCGGGAGGGCGAAACCGTCCTCGACGTCATGCGCTCGATCGGGAGCTACGTGCCCACCCTCTGCCAGGACGACCGGATCTCACCACGGGGCTCGTGCCGGATCTGCCTGGTCGAGGTCGACGGCACCACCGCCGCGGCGTGCACGACCCCGGCCTCCGACGGCATGGTCGTGCGCCGGGACAACCCGCACGTCCGGCTGGCCGCCCGCGGCGCGCTGGAGCTCATCGTCTCCGAACTCCCGCCACGCGCCCTCGACGTCCCCGCCGACCGCAGCGAACTCGTCCGGGCGTGCGACCACTTCGGCATCACCACCACCAGCTTCACCGGCGAAGCCCACCGCAGGGGACTCGACCACTCCCACCCCTACGTCAAACTCGACCGCGACCTGTGCATCGCCTGCGGGCGGTGCGTGGCGATGTGCTCGGAAGTACAAGGCACCTTCGCCCTGGAACTCGTCGGCCGGGGCTTCGACACCGTCGTCTCCCCCGGCGCCGGCGAACCCTGGGTGGATTCACCCTGCGTCGGGTGCGGAGGCTGCGTCGACAGCTGCCCCACCGGGGCGCTGTCGGAGCCCGAACTGCTCGACCCCCGGCCGCTCACCGGAACCGTCACCACGACTTGCGGCTACTGCGGCGTCGGCTGCACGCTCGACGTCCACCTGCGCGGCGGGGAGGTCGCCGTCATCACCCCCACCCGCAGTGCTCCGGTCAACCGCGGGCACGCCTGCATCAAGGGCCGCTTCGCCCACACCTTCACCCGGGCCGACGACCGCCTCACCACACCGCTCATCCGCCGCGACGGACAACTGCAGGAGACCTCCTGGGACGACGCGCTCGGCTTCGTCGCCGACCAGCTCACCGCGATCCGCGCGCAGCACGGACCGGACGCCATCGGCATGATCTCCTCGGCGCGCGCCACCAACGAGGAGAACTACCTCGCGCAGAAGTTCGTCCGCACCGTCATCGGCACCAACACCATCGACAACTGCTCGCGCCTGTGCCACGCACCCTCCGCGGCCGGATTGACCGCGTCGTTCGGACTCGCGGGCGGCACCAACTGCCTCGACGACCTCGACCGCACCGACTGCGTCCTGCTCGCCGGCGCCAACCCCACCGAAGCCCACCCCGTCGTCGGCGCCCGCATCAAGCAGCTCGTGCTCGGCGGCGCCGGACTGATCGTCATCGACCCCCGCGAGACCGAACTCGCCGCACTGGCCGACGTCCACCTGCGACTGCGCCCCGGCACCAACGTCGCCGCCTTCAACGGCCTCGCCCGGCTCCTGCTCGACCACGGCCACATCGCAACCGACTTCCTCACCGAACGCGCCGCCGGGCTCGACGAGTTGACCGCCGTGCTGCACGACTACGCACCCGAACGCGTCAGCGAGATCACCGGCCTGACGACCGCAGACCTGACGCAGGCCGCCGAGCTGTACGGGCAGGCGACCAATCCCGCGATCGTCTACGGGCTCGGCGTCACCGAACACGCGCACGGCACCGACGGCGTCCGCACCCTGGCCAACCTCGCCATCCTCCGGGGCACCGTCGGCACTCCCGGATGCTGCGGCATCCTCCCGCTGCGCGGCCAGAACAACGTCCAGGGCGCCTCCGACATGGGTGCCCTGCCCGACCTCCTCCCCGGCTACCAGCCCATCACAGACCCCCGGGTCCGAGAACGCTTCGCCCGCGTGTGGGGCAGCCCCGTCCCGGAACGCCCGGGACTGCGCATCCCGCAGATGTTCGACGCCGCCGTCGCCGGCGAGCTGCGGGCGCTGTACGTCATCGGCGAGGACATCGCCCAGAGCGACCCCTGCACCAGCCACGTCGAGCACGCCCTGCGCTGCTGCGACCTCGTCGTCTGCCATGACCTGTTCCTGTCGCGCACCGCCGAACTCGCCGACGTCGTGCTTCCGGCCGCGAACTTCCTGGAGAAGGACGGCACCTTCGTCAACTTCGACCGCCGCGTCCAACGCGTGCGCCCCGCACTCGACCCACCCGGCGCGGCCAAGACCGACTTCGACATCCTCCGCCACCTCGCCCACGCCCTCGGCAACGACCTCGGCTGCGCCGGCCCGGCCACCGCCATGGACGAATGCGCCGCACTGACCCCCACCTTCGGCGGCATCTCCCATGCCCGGCTCGACCACGAAGGCCCGCTGCACTGGCCATGCCCCGACACCGACCGTCCCGGCCAACCCGTGCTGCACCTCGACGGTTTCGCCACCCCCGACGGACGCGCCCACCTCGCGGCATGCCCCTACCTGCCGCCCGGCGAACAGGCCGACGCCGAGTTCCCCTTCCTCCTGGTCACCGGACGCCGTCTCGTGCACTACAACACCGGGTCGATGACCCGCCGCACCCCCGACACCGAACTGCTGCCCGCCGAAACCCTCGACGTGCACCCGGCCGACGCCGCCCTGCTCGGCCTCACCGACACCGCACCGGTCGAGGTCACCAGCCGCTGGGGCTCGGTCACCATGCCCACCCGCACCACCCGCGAAGTCAGCCAGGGCCAGGTCTTCGCGGCCTTCCACTTCGCCACCACCCCGACCAACGCCCTGACCTCCCCCCACACCGACAGCGCCACCGGCTGTCCGGAGTACAAGGTCACCGCCGTGGCCTTGCGACCGGGGTGA
- a CDS encoding MBL fold metallo-hydrolase has protein sequence MTAANVVKQEDRLAGGLAVEVIETSSLGDRSYLATDGEVAVVVDPQRDVDRIIATAGRLGVHVALVLETHVHNDYVSGGLELARLTGAEYGFAAADDVPFDRRGLRDGEVVELSSRMRVRAVATPGHTFHHLSYVVESQDGPVGVFTGGSLLFGTTGRTDLLGEQHSEELARHQYASARKLAEILPEGAQLWPTHGFGSFCSATQASGDSATLGEQKRINPALTLAERDFVEQTLAGLDAYPAYYAHMGVKNTAGPPPVDLRAPVRAQPEELKRRLEHGEWVVDLRSRKAYVVSHLAGTVSLGLDGPMVTWLGWMIDWGAPITLLGESREQVAEAQRELARIGIDEFAAAAVGRPEELAADPSQLSSTRTATFADLAAASAGDTEGLPRPDVVLDVRTNNEFAASHVTGAVHIPLYAVKDRIDEVPDGVVWVHCGSGYRATAAASLLEAAGRTVVVIDDRFDAAAEAGVPMADAS, from the coding sequence ATGACGGCGGCCAACGTGGTCAAGCAAGAAGACCGGCTCGCCGGTGGACTGGCGGTCGAGGTGATCGAGACGTCCTCGCTCGGGGACCGCAGCTACCTGGCCACTGACGGCGAGGTGGCCGTGGTGGTCGACCCGCAGCGGGACGTGGACCGGATCATCGCCACCGCCGGGCGGCTGGGGGTGCACGTCGCGTTGGTGCTCGAAACGCATGTGCACAACGACTACGTCTCCGGTGGTCTCGAACTGGCCCGGTTGACCGGTGCCGAGTACGGGTTCGCGGCCGCGGACGACGTGCCGTTCGACCGTCGGGGGCTGCGGGACGGCGAAGTGGTGGAGCTGTCGTCGAGGATGCGGGTGCGGGCGGTGGCCACCCCTGGGCATACGTTCCACCACCTGTCCTACGTCGTGGAATCCCAGGATGGCCCGGTGGGCGTGTTCACCGGCGGGTCGCTGTTGTTCGGCACGACCGGGCGCACCGATTTGCTGGGTGAGCAGCACAGCGAGGAACTGGCGCGTCACCAGTACGCGTCCGCGCGGAAGCTGGCCGAGATTCTGCCTGAGGGCGCGCAGCTCTGGCCTACTCACGGCTTCGGTAGCTTCTGCTCGGCCACTCAGGCCTCCGGCGACTCGGCGACGCTGGGTGAGCAGAAGCGGATCAACCCCGCGTTGACGTTGGCCGAACGCGACTTCGTCGAGCAGACGCTTGCGGGGCTGGACGCCTACCCGGCCTACTACGCGCACATGGGTGTGAAGAACACCGCGGGACCGCCACCGGTGGACCTCCGCGCTCCGGTCCGGGCTCAGCCGGAAGAGCTGAAGCGCCGTCTGGAGCACGGCGAATGGGTGGTCGACCTGCGTTCCCGCAAGGCATACGTGGTCTCGCACCTGGCGGGCACGGTCAGCCTCGGGCTGGACGGACCGATGGTGACCTGGCTCGGGTGGATGATCGACTGGGGCGCGCCGATCACGCTGCTGGGCGAGTCCCGCGAACAGGTGGCCGAGGCGCAGCGCGAACTGGCGCGGATCGGGATCGACGAGTTCGCCGCGGCGGCCGTGGGCCGGCCGGAGGAGCTGGCGGCCGACCCGAGCCAGCTGAGCAGCACCCGGACGGCCACGTTCGCGGACCTGGCCGCCGCATCGGCCGGCGACACCGAGGGCTTGCCCCGGCCTGATGTCGTGCTGGACGTGCGCACCAACAACGAGTTCGCCGCCTCGCACGTCACCGGCGCGGTGCACATCCCGCTCTACGCGGTCAAGGACCGGATTGACGAGGTCCCCGACGGGGTGGTGTGGGTGCACTGCGGCAGCGGATACCGGGCGACCGCCGCGGCGTCACTGCTGGAGGCCGCCGGTCGGACGGTCGTGGTCATCGATGACAGGTTCGACGCCGCCGCCGAAGCAGGCGTGCCAATGGCCGACGCCTCCTGA
- a CDS encoding Acg family FMN-binding oxidoreductase: MSDFPSALGLSPEQTEELVRCAGAAPSLHNRQPWRFRLLPHAIELHGDMQRRLPVADPDDRELRLGCGAALLNLRLAVEHAGLRPVITLLPSLAGPSVLAEVRAPSRGTAAAADMELFMAIPARRSNRRPFRDVPVPAGHRRALVQAVREEQAWLHVVERSERGRLEGLVHRAHRAQMADPRFRSELARWTGRGEGAEEGVPASAAGPQREPQDQWVLRDFSGGQAQPRTPGKEFEHDPLMVVLCSYEDSRAADLQAGQALQRMLLSATSLGLAASLVSQVVEVEETQHELRELLGGGLRPQTVVRVGYGSPTPPTPRRDPAEMLIGSAEPANP; the protein is encoded by the coding sequence ATGAGCGACTTCCCGTCGGCGTTGGGACTGTCCCCGGAGCAGACCGAGGAGCTGGTGCGGTGCGCGGGTGCGGCTCCGTCGCTGCACAACCGCCAGCCGTGGAGGTTCCGGCTGCTGCCCCACGCGATCGAGCTGCATGGCGACATGCAGCGCCGGCTGCCGGTCGCCGATCCGGATGATCGGGAGCTCCGGCTGGGATGCGGAGCGGCGTTGCTGAACCTGCGCTTGGCGGTGGAGCACGCGGGACTGCGTCCCGTGATCACGCTGCTGCCCAGCCTCGCCGGACCTTCGGTGCTGGCCGAGGTTCGCGCTCCGAGTCGTGGCACTGCTGCGGCTGCCGACATGGAGTTGTTCATGGCCATCCCGGCCCGGCGCAGCAACCGGCGCCCGTTCCGCGACGTTCCCGTTCCGGCCGGGCACCGCCGCGCCCTGGTGCAGGCGGTGCGCGAGGAGCAGGCGTGGCTGCACGTGGTGGAGCGGTCTGAGCGGGGGCGCCTGGAAGGACTGGTGCATCGAGCGCACCGGGCGCAGATGGCCGATCCGCGTTTCCGCAGTGAGCTGGCCCGGTGGACCGGCCGTGGCGAGGGGGCCGAGGAGGGGGTGCCCGCTTCCGCGGCGGGCCCGCAGCGGGAGCCGCAGGACCAGTGGGTGCTGCGGGACTTCTCCGGCGGACAGGCGCAGCCGCGAACGCCGGGCAAGGAGTTCGAGCACGACCCGCTGATGGTCGTGCTCTGCTCCTACGAGGACAGCCGAGCGGCCGACCTCCAGGCGGGCCAGGCACTGCAGCGGATGTTGCTGTCGGCAACGTCGCTGGGCCTGGCCGCGTCACTGGTGTCGCAGGTCGTCGAGGTCGAGGAGACGCAGCACGAACTGCGTGAGCTGCTCGGTGGAGGCCTGCGACCGCAGACCGTGGTGCGGGTGGGCTACGGATCGCCGACGCCGCCGACTCCTCGTCGCGATCCCGCCGAGATGCTGATCGGCTCGGCGGAGCCGGCGAACCCGTGA